CTGATGTCCAACTTCGCCGAGGGCGATACCATCGAAGGGATCATAGTCCGGCAGGTCAAGGGCGGAATGATGGTCGATATCGGCATCGAAGCGTTTTTACCGGCATCCCAGATCGACATCCGTTACGTCCGCGACAAGGACGCCCTCATCGGTCAGAAGCACCTCTTCAAGATCATCAAGATCAACGACCGCCGTCGGAATATCGTGCTTTCCCGCCGCGAACTGCTGGAAGAACAGCGGGCCACCGCTCGGACCAAGCTGCTTTCCGAGATCAAGGAAGGAGAGCTTCGTCGCGGGGCGGTCAAGAACATCACCGACTTCGGGGTTTTCATCGACCTCGGCGGTTTGGACGGGTTGCTGCACATCACCGATATGACCTGGGGCCGGATAAGCCACCCCTCGGAACTGTTGGCCGTGGGCGACGAGGTCGAGGTTAAAATCCTTACCTTCGATCGCGACCGGGAGCGGGTCTCGCTGGGCTTGAAACAGAAGTCGACCAACCCCTGGTCGAAAGCCGCGGATAAATATCCCGTCGGCTCAAAATCCAAGGGCCGGGTCGTCAACATCATGCCCTACGGCGCTTTTGTGGAGTTGGAAGACGGAATCGAGGGCCTGGTCCACATTTCCGAACTGTCCTGGACCCGCAAGATCAATCATCCTTCGGATGTACTGGCCATCGGCGACATCGTCGAAGTCGCCATTCTCAAGGTGGAGCCGGAATCCGAGAAAATCTCACTGGGGATCAAACAGCTCGAGTTCAACCCTTGGTCGGTCGTCGAGGAGAAATATCCGGTCGGGACCGTGGTCCACGGACGGATCCGGAACATGACGGCCTACGGGGCTTTCATCGAACTGGAAGAAGGAATCGACGGGCTCATCCACGTCTCCGACATGTCCTGGACCAGGAAGATCAACCATCCCTCTCAGGTCCTCAAGCGCGGCGATGCCGTCGAGGCCAAGGTTTTGGCCGTCGACCCCGAAAACAAGAAGATCTCCCTCGGCCTCAAGCAGCTCATGCCCGATCCCTGGGATGAAGTCGAGAAAGCCTATGCCGTCGGGGACACGGTTTCGGGAAAGGTGACCAAGGTCGCCGGGTTCGGGGTCTTCGTCGAACTTGAAACCGGGATCGAGGGTCTGGTCCACGTTTCTCAAGTCAGCAACCGGCCCTTCGAGGATATCAAGGAAGTGATCTCGGAAGGGAGTACGGTCAAGGCGCAGGTTACCAACGTGGATAAGAACGAACGCAAGATTTCCCTCAGCATCAAGAATCTTTTGGAGGGGAAAAGCGTCAAGGACCTGGAGTCTCCGCCTCCATCGGCACAGTTGGACGACACCGATACGCGTCTGCGGGACGAACTGGAACGGCAGTTCGGTTCTCTGGGGGACATGGCCGATTCCGACAGCTGAGAGGCTCTCGCCGTTCGCGGAACGATGAAGGGTCTTTCTCCTCAGCGCCAGTTCGATATCCTTCGCCGGGGGGCGGTGCAGATCGTCCCCGAGGACGAATTCCGGCGGAAGTTGGAGGAATCGGCCTCGGCCGGGCGTCCCCTGAGGGTGAAGTACGGGGCGGACCCGTCCGCCCCCGACATTCACCTCGGTCATACCGTGCCCCTGGTGAAACTTCGGGAGTTTCAGGACCTCGGTCATCTGGTGGTCTTCATCATCGGCGATTTCACCGCCATGGTCGGCGATCCCACCGGGCGCTCCAAGACCCGGCGACAGCTTTCCCGGGAGGAGGTGGAAAGAAATTCCCGGACTTATCAGGAACAGGTGTTCAAGATCCTGGACCGGGAACGCACCGAAGTGGTCTACAACAGCGCGTGGCTTTCTCCGCTGACTTTCGCCGACATCATCGAACTCAGCGCCAAATACACCGTGGCCCGGATGCTGGAACGGGACGATTTCTCCAAGCGTTACCGGGATGGCAAGCCGATCAGCGTCCTCGAATTTCTTTACCCCTTGATGCAGGGGTACGACTCGGTGGCGGTGGAAGCGGACGTCGAGATCGGCGGAACCGACCAGACCTTCAATCTTCTGGTCGCCCGGGAGATTCAGCGCGAATACGGGCGCACCCCCCAGGCCATCCTCACGCTGCCCCTGCTCGAGGGGACCGATGGTTCCCAGAAGATGTCCAAGAGCCTGGGGAACTACGTGGGGATCGACGAAAGCCCCGCCGACATCTACGGCAAGATCATGAGCATCTCCGACGATTTGATGTGGCGCTACTACCGGCTCCTCTCCCCCCTGCCGGAGGAGGATGTGGAGGGGTTCCGCGAAGCCTGCGCCGGCGGGGCCAATCCGATGGATTTCAAGAAGCGTCTGGCTTTTGAAATCACCGCCCGTTTCGCGGGGGCCGAGTCCGCCCGGTCCGCCGAACGCCGGTTTTCCCGGATACACCAGGAAGGCCTGGATCCGGAACGGATGCCCGAGGTCAGGCTGTCGGCATCCGAGGCGGGGGAGATATCTCTGCTGGAACTGCTGGTCCGCGCCGGGCTGGTCTCCAGCCGTTCCGAGGGTCGCCGGAAGCTGGCCGAAGGGGCGGTCGGGCTTGACGGGGAAAAGCTCTCCGACCCGTCGGAGTCGCCGCTCCTGAAGGGGGGCGAAATCCTCC
Above is a genomic segment from bacterium containing:
- the rpsA gene encoding 30S ribosomal protein S1; translated protein: MSEQINETLLEEEAAETAAMLPTPEEMMTEEAFGEMVGQTMQHLDEGKIVKGRVYGLRSGCVVIDIGYKSEGLIPLSEFEGEYALQAGDEVEVLLERLEDNDGMVSISKFKADRLKQWNELMSNFAEGDTIEGIIVRQVKGGMMVDIGIEAFLPASQIDIRYVRDKDALIGQKHLFKIIKINDRRRNIVLSRRELLEEQRATARTKLLSEIKEGELRRGAVKNITDFGVFIDLGGLDGLLHITDMTWGRISHPSELLAVGDEVEVKILTFDRDRERVSLGLKQKSTNPWSKAADKYPVGSKSKGRVVNIMPYGAFVELEDGIEGLVHISELSWTRKINHPSDVLAIGDIVEVAILKVEPESEKISLGIKQLEFNPWSVVEEKYPVGTVVHGRIRNMTAYGAFIELEEGIDGLIHVSDMSWTRKINHPSQVLKRGDAVEAKVLAVDPENKKISLGLKQLMPDPWDEVEKAYAVGDTVSGKVTKVAGFGVFVELETGIEGLVHVSQVSNRPFEDIKEVISEGSTVKAQVTNVDKNERKISLSIKNLLEGKSVKDLESPPPSAQLDDTDTRLRDELERQFGSLGDMADSDS
- the tyrS gene encoding tyrosine--tRNA ligase produces the protein MKGLSPQRQFDILRRGAVQIVPEDEFRRKLEESASAGRPLRVKYGADPSAPDIHLGHTVPLVKLREFQDLGHLVVFIIGDFTAMVGDPTGRSKTRRQLSREEVERNSRTYQEQVFKILDRERTEVVYNSAWLSPLTFADIIELSAKYTVARMLERDDFSKRYRDGKPISVLEFLYPLMQGYDSVAVEADVEIGGTDQTFNLLVAREIQREYGRTPQAILTLPLLEGTDGSQKMSKSLGNYVGIDESPADIYGKIMSISDDLMWRYYRLLSPLPEEDVEGFREACAGGANPMDFKKRLAFEITARFAGAESARSAERRFSRIHQEGLDPERMPEVRLSASEAGEISLLELLVRAGLVSSRSEGRRKLAEGAVGLDGEKLSDPSESPLLKGGEILRLGRRRFVRVAIESDRRREAEGDSAPPEKN